The Fusarium falciforme chromosome 4, complete sequence genomic interval AGCTCCAAGCTAGGCGGTCTTCacgagaggatgaagatTCATCTCACAGATCTACTCCGCCCCGCCCTATCTCAGGATGCGGGCGCTGACGGAGTGGGTGCCTTCAAGGATGGCAGTGAGCAATTCGTTAGCGGCGACTTTGCTGAAGATCTGGGCGAAGACTTCTTTGGCTTCCGAGCTCTGGGTCTGGACAAGGAGATGGGACTTGATATGATCTCTGTGCCCCTGCACCTACTGCAGACCCGGGTGCGCAACCAGTACCAGATGCAAACCCAGACGACTGGCGAGGCAACAACCGATCTCTTTGATCCATTGTCGGCTTCAGACCCAGTCACCAAGGAGAACATTCAGGACCAGATCGGACTGGTCAAGAACTTCTTCCTGGCTAAGCTGCACGCTAATGGCGATCAGCCTCTcgtggaggatgaagacctTCCAAccaagcagaagaagcctcgccctcgtctGGGTGCAAGCGGAAAGATCGTCACGGCCCAGAAGCGGTCTCCAAAGGAGCAGATGGCgctcgccaagaagaagaagaagatggaggcggcagcagccgaggccaaggccaatgccTCGCCCGACAAGGGGGCAGCCTCCAATACTCCcggcaagaagaagtcgaTGACGGTGACAACCGGCACAGCGCCCAACCCTGCGGTGCTCGCCCTCGCCCCCAGCATGGAAAGGCGGGACAGCACTCAGAGCCAGGGCAACGCCAGCCAGACGGACAAGGACGACACCATCGGCATGATGAGCCCGGAGAGCATTGCACAGTAGGCCAAGCAGGGCTTCCGGTAACTCGCATcatggaggagagagggcGTTTGTTTACCAAGACACTTTTGCTCGCAACCTTGCATACGATGTGTGCTCAGTTTAGTCCATCCATCTGTCCATTCTATGGAGATGGATGTGGCAGGCCATGTTATCTGACAGCGAAACCAACAAGACAAGAGAGCGTGCAAATCCCATCGAGCTTCTCTTTGATCCACAATAATCATGTATTATTTTCCCCTGCATCTATTTACTTACTCTCAAACATTTCTCATACCCCCAAATATGGCGGCTGTCATTCGAAAGCTGGCATCGTTGCCTCTCTCCTTGCCTCTTATCCCGGTCGACTCACACATATCACACATCCATTCGCGGCCTTTATTTCATCTTCAGGAGGCTTCGGTAAACCAAGTAGCATCTACACGACACAGGGGAGAAAATGAGCAAGCCCTTTGAACGACTACAACAGCACCAAGCGAGATGGATTTATTCGAGATGGCCTCTTTACCCcattttttctttctccttctttttctctctcgaCATTGGCCATTTGGACAAGACAAAAGCAAAACGTGGAGGGGTTCGGTTTGGCTTTCTTTTCCACAACTGCCCGGCGCACGGAAAGGCTCACGCCAGATGGAAGAAGTGAAGCGAGGCTCTCGAGGTTTCTTTTTGTTGTTGCCCGACGACACCCCCTTTTTTATTTGTCTTTGGACTTTGATGAGACCCAGGCGGGCTCTTGTGTTTTGTTATATACGATGAATgcgtgtttttttttctggttTCTTGTTTGCTAGAAGGGACTGGATAGCCTGGCTAAGGAAAGGTCGGGctaggatggatggacgaaTGGAATGGATCAGATTTGATTGATGTAACGCACGGCTGGGAGATTcaacgaagaagatgatggataccttgaggaggaggagagatggaCGGCCGTGCGGGTTCGAAAGCTGATGTTGAAGGCAGCGTGTTCCAGAggctgcttgcttgctttctTGGTTAGAATAGGGAGGCAACTAATAAGCCTCGAAACAAACACCACGGTTCATATGTTTGGTGATGTGAAGTCGGCATATCACGCTCATGGCAAGACATAACGAGGCACAAAGTTGCTGAAGATTGTTGTAttcagcttcagctgctTCTCAATGAAGCAGTGATCTAGTCCATCCGAGCCCCTTGCAAAAAAGGGAGGCCTCAGACGACTGAtttgagaagatcaagacaaTCCTCTTTGATAtcaaaaaaactaataaagaaACAGAATTTCCCAACTCCCACCACCTTTTTTCCAGCCAAATCCATATTTTGTTGAAGGATTCCTCTTTGATATCCCGACCCTTAAAGACCATACGAAAAGCAAACTAGGTATTGCGCCGTGATGAAATGCATGCTGTTGAAACGTTTCGCCGTTTGCCTCATCCATGTTAAATGCGTACGTGTGTGTGTTGAATTAGATACCCATCATCCCAGGGTCATCTTGAATGAGTGCAGGCACCTTAGATGCCGGCATCCAGACGCCAGCCCTCAACGGGGAGGGGGAAGGTGTTGCACCAGGCGGcaatctccttcttgagctcgttGATCTTCTCGACCTCGCCGCTGgcgaccttgaccttgaagtccttgagcttgttggCCTCCTTGGGCAGGGCACCCTGGACCTCCTTGCAGATCTTGATGGACTCGTCAATGTACTTGGCGACGCGCTCAAACTCCTTCTCGCCGAAGCCACGCGAGGTCATGGCAGGGGTACCAATGCGGATACCGCAGGGGGTGAGGGCGCTCTTGTCACCGGGGATAGAGTTCTTGTTGCAGGCAATGTTGATCTGCTCAAGGACGGCCTCGACACGGGCGCCGTCGAGGCTGTGCTGGCGGAGGTCGACCAGGACCATGTGGCTGTCAGTGCCGTCAGAGACGAGCTTGTGGCCGAGGGTCTTGAAGGTGTTCTCCAGGGTCTTGGCGTTGGAGACGACCTTCTCCTGGTAGGCCTTGAAGTCGGGGCTGGCAGCCTGCTTCAGGGCAACGGCCAGGGCAGTGATGGTGTGGTTGTGGGGGCCACCCTGGTGACCAGGGAAGACGGAGAAGTTGATGGGGCCCTCGAGGTCGTAGAGGGTCTCCTTGCCGGTCTTGGCATCGACGGAGCGGACACCCTTGCGGAAGAAGATCATGGCACCACGGGGACCACGGAGGGACttgtgggtggtggtggtgacaaTGTCGGCGTACTTGAAGGGGGTGGGGATCACCTCGGCGGCGATGAGACCGGAGATGTGGGCCATGTCGACAACGAGGTAAGCACCGACAGAGTCGGCGATCTTGCGCATACGCTCGTAGTCAATGAGACGGCAGTAGGCAGAGGTACCGGCAACCAGAACCTTGGGGCGGTAGAGGATGGCGTTCTTCTGGAGGGTATCGTAGTCAATGATACCGGTCTCGAGGTCGACACGGTAGGGCATGGTCTCGAAGTAGGTAGAGACAGCGGAGATCCTGGATATCATGTTAGTCCAAGCTCAGCTGGCCAGTTGAGTCTGCCGTCACTCACTTTCGCTGGGGAGTCTGGTAGCCGTGGCTCAGATGGCCACCGTGGGGGAGGTCAAGACCCATGAGACGGCCGTGAGGGGGCATGATGGCCTGGTAGACCTGGAGGTTGGCGGGGGATCCAGAGAGGCACTGGACGTTGACACCCCACTTCTCAGAGTCGAGGTGGAAGGCCTCAAGGGCACGACGCTGGCAGAGCAGCTCGATCCGGTCAATGTGCTGGTTGCCACCATAGTAACGAGCACCGGGGTAACCCTCAGAGTACTTGTTGGACATGGGGGAGCCAAGAGCGTCGAAGACGGCGCGGGAGGTGATGTTCTCGGAGGCGATGAGAACGATGGACTCGCGCTGGCGCTGGATCTCATCCTTCTGCGGAGGGTGTAAGCCATTGCCGCCATGTCAAGTGtcaatgccaatgccaatggGTCAAGACGTACCATGATGGAGGCGACCTCGGGGTCGGAGTCGAGGAGAGACTTCTCGAGCATCTGGACAGAGGTGAGTCAGTCATTCGATATGTTTGGAGGGGCAATGGAGGGGCAGGGCAGCTTACCTCCTTGTGCGACTCGGAGAGCGCATAGTCGGCAGTGAGGGGAGCCATTGTGATGGTTTGAGGGATCGAAGCTGTCAAGATGTTTCTTGAGAATGTGGGAGGatgggatgaagaggaggagaggaaggacAAAAAGGTGTGGGAGGAACGAAGGTAAAAGTAGTTATAGTAGCTCGAGGAAAAATTTCGTTACGGCTCCCGAGCGAATGCGGCCACACAGAGACCGCACACGGTAAAATACCGAACGGGCGCGGCGGGGTTGCTTGGAGGTGCGGGGTCTTTTTCATTGGCGGGGCCTCCGATAATGGGAGATGGACGGCCAGGATGATTCAGAGGTAAGTATAGCTACCCTGTAGGTTAACGGTTTGTTAGCTGTTTGGCTTGTTTGTTGATATGATGCTGATATTTTCTGCTGTTTCAGTCTTGTACAATATTCATTTACTGGTGTTTTTTCTAAGCTGTGTCGTGTCCATTCCTACCTGCTAACCGCTGACTGCGTGTAAAGCTTAACATCACGGTGCTGACTTCATCACCTTCCACCCTcactcaacctcaacaaccaCCATGCACCGCTGCACATCCCGAACCACACCCAGTCATCACTCCAACACAACATCCCGATGACACGTCGAGCACAGGAAATGCCGAATTACGAAGTTTGTCCGCTCTATTTAACGACTTGACCCGAAGCTATTGCAGCTCAACGGCGTGTCATCCCGCAAAGACCGATCACGTTTCTCCAACAAGGTGAAGCGCCCCGCGTTGAGATGGGCAACGCCCACACTGACGAGCCTCCCTCAGCTCAGCCATTGAAAATCCACATTTCTCCCCCAGCCAGAGCTCCAGACACCAACTTCTGCGCCCTTCTTCAGCATCATTGTTTGGCTCCCAGTCATCCGAATAGGGTCTAGTTCCCATTCAGCCTTAGTCGGTGTGGCTCAGTTGGTTAGAGCGTTGGTCTCATAATATGACTTGACCTCAGGTCAGGGACATCCAAAGGTCGAGAGTTCGAGCCTCTCCACCGACAAACCTTTTGCCGACGACCCGTACGGGGTCGTTTCTTTTTTCGTGGGGTTGTCAACTCGCTCCCGTTCTTGAGAGCTTTCCCGAGAGCCGCTCCCCACAAGCACAAGGTCCAGCAACCAAGTGCCCAGTCGGTGTGGCTCAGTTGGTTAGAGCGTTGGTCTCATAGCATGATTTGGCCCCAGGTCAGAGTAATCCAAAGGTCGAGAGTTCGAGCCTCTCCACCGACAGAACAAGCTTGTCTACTCGACAAGCGTCCCTTTTTGTTGTTGCGAGCGACTGAGTGAGTGACCCTGCATCTTGTAGCGAGAGACACCAGCTCTCGGCAACCGCTGTCAGGTCCACTGGCATCAAACCAAATGCCAGTCTTAGCCAGTAGACGGGTCGATGGCCATGTCTCACCtcgtctctctttttttttctcccctGGCCCCAAAGTCATCACACCTCTCTGTTCCACAACTGCATCATTACACAGGCCAAAAGGACAAGGGGGCTTCGGGCAAAGGTGAGACAGGTAGAGATGTGCAGCGTGTACCGTGCGGTACAGGGCGAGGCAAGGGAGCTTGGGTTGCTCCGTGGCTGTCAGAGCCGTGGATCTAGATTCAAGGGATGTGCACGGCAGCCCTTCTTTATTAGTTTCGGACCAACCGCCCCAGTGGCGGTCTGTTGTCCGGTTCCTGGTGCATGACAAGATGGCTTTTTGGCGCCGGAATGTGATTTCCAAAAGCCATCACCGCCCCAACGCATGGGAGATGTAGCCacggagaaaaaaaaaaagcaagctACCGAGAGAGTGCATCAGGTGTTGCCAATCCGGCCAGTTTCAGAATATGCCGTTGTCAACAGAGTTCAGCCAGTCCAAACCTATCCAAAGGCAGCTGTTCCTGAGTAATTGGCATCGAGTCCTTGAGCGTGTTGACTGAACTGCTGGAAGAGAGGTTGGCCTCCCTGTTACCACACCGACTCCAAAGTGGCGGCGGCTGATCTGAGACTTTGACGAACATGATTCTAGAAAGACTGGGGTCGTCATGACAGAATAAAACACCATATTCACTAGCCATTACTCAGGTTAGAGTTCCCGAGGCATAGGGGGAATGGCATGCCAGTGCCCAAGGGACCCTTGGCTATCAATGGGCAGCAACATCTGTGTGTCCAAGGAGATCCCGAGACCTAAACCAGGTTCATTGGAGGGGGAAacaaagggcaagaagcaaataagagaagaggaaaacgATGAAAGCCTATCTGCATCAATGGACACAGTCCAATGGCACAACAATTGAGAACTCCGGAACATGGTTGACATTGGTTGACAGGCATCTAGTCACATGACCGTGTGACAATGAGGAGACAGCCTCTTCGATGCTGAGGATGAGGTGCTTCTAGGCGATTACGCTAGCACACATGAACAGCTGTTCACAGTTAGTGGGCCGGTAGTTGTCAGAGACGGCCTCCAGGCGTGCGTTAGCGGACCCCTCGGGTCTTTGGGGTAGGTCGGTAATGAACGGAGCCGTTCAGGGACTCGGAGGCGATGACGGAGCAAGCTGTCCAAGGACCGTCTCATCTCGAGTCGGCCAGTCGTTTTGCCAATCCGCCCTCTCGAGGAACAGACTGATCCTGGCGTAGGCTGCTCGCTGCGTTCGGGCTCCATGGGTACCTACCGTCCGTCCCAAGCGTGGAGAGACCAAGCATGGAGGCTGGGGGACAGGGGGACCCAACGGCTCTGCTGACCCGTTGCCGGTACGGTACGTAGCCTGTCGAGACGGCAgcccaagcaagcaagagaGCTGGCGCGATCTGTCGGGTGGAGAGATCCCTGGTGATGAATGTTTCCCCCATGTCCTGCAGGGCCCAGGCAGGTCCAGTACGTAAACGTCGGGCCCTGGCCAGATTGGCAGATCACCTCCCATCGGATAATTAAGCCGTACAGGCCGAGGcgaaggatgatgagggtGTCGCCTACCAGGGCCAAGTGAGGCTCCCGAGACTTGGCTTCATTGGAGTGCCAGAGACCTCGTCGACGCCAGCAAGAGACGGGCATTTGTTAGGATAGCTGCGTTGCCGTCCGCACAGATGCATCGAACCGCGCCGAACACGTGTGACTCCCCGTCTGCTCGCGAATCCACTTTTTGCTGATTTCCATGGTGGTGGCCACGCCCACCAGGgctgctgggctgggctggctggctggctggctggctggctggctttTGCTGTTGGATCACCTGGGGAGGCCCGGGCCGGGGCGACATCCCCCATCTGGTCTTGTCGACTTCTGGCGCCTCTGGCCTATCCCGTTGCAGAGCCGGACGGGGAACAGAAGACAGCAGAACCAACCGAACAAGGAACCAAGCCTAGTGGGCGGGCATGAACTGGAAATGCAAGAGAGAACAGTGGGCGTCGAATCTGACACAGGCAATGACGGAGAGGGCAGCCCTCCTTGTTGGGGCGTCCCCTGAGCGAATGGGATGGGATCGCCGGGGCTTGCAAAACACGAAGCGCAGacaagatgaggaagaaaaaaaaaagcaagtTCGCATGGGAGGGACGTgggatggtggtggtggtgtcgtGCGTGCGGCACAGGCCAATTTTATCAGCTAGCACATTTACAGCACTGTCCGTTGGGCAGGGCAGTCAGTTCCTGGGCTCGCTGAAACGAGCACAGCTCGTGGGGAAAGAACCGAGGTGAATGGCCAGGGCGACTTCTTGCGCTGGGATGGAAATGACTGAGCAGATGCAGTATCGATGCCAGAGTTAGATTCATCGTAACGTGAGGAGCGAGGACTTGGCTGTTGTGCGCCATAGGTGGTAGGTACTATGTAACGTTCACGGAACGGCCACGGAAGCCGACTGCAGACATCCAGGGAGCAGCCTTATTTGGTAGACAGAGTTGACAACGGCGATACCGCCAAGTCGCGCCATGATATATTCAAGTCTTCGAAGACGAATAAACATAGTTTCGACATGTATTCCAGGGTAGTTTCGCCACTCGGGCCCATGTAGTTGTTTTCGCGAAAACCGAGAAAAACGCGAGCCGTAAATATCTCTGGGTGAACTACGGGTTTAAAATCGTGGGGAAGGGCAGAGAGGCTGGAGCATCCATACCCAGGTAAGCTGTACCACCACAACATCCGCATACAGACACGTTCAAGCTCCAGCAGCTGTGCGTTGTACTGCCGATGTGAAATGTCCCTCGCGCAATGTGGGACCTGGCGGTTTACCTCTACGTACGTACCTATTTTCAAAGCAAATGGCTACGTGGTTGCGACCAGCCTGCAGTTACACCTGCACACCTACGCTGCATCGCGCCGCGGTGCACACTGCACTGCACTCTGCATGCTGCACGCTGCTGCGGCAGCAGGAGACTTGCAACCGATGGGAAGACAGGGCCTGGCCAGCGGTCGGGAAGGGGGTGGAACGTCCATCCCTTCGAtaaacgacgacgacgtacTCGCGCTGCTTTTTTCAGGCGTCGGGTGTTTGTGCTTCTTTGGCCGCCCAGCCCAAACACTATCGTCGTCCAGTCCATCCGTCAGTCCCACTCAAAGTTGACCTCCACTCATTTATCCAGGCTGGTACGTACCCAAGGTAGGTATCGGGCAGCCAGCCGCCGCCCGCAGTCCTGCATCAGCCATGggtggatccatggatggcagCCCCCCAGCCCAGACAGACAGAAAAATATGCATGTCCACACCTCCCaccggcatcatcatcatctctcCTTCCCCACCCTTTCTTCCCCACTGCACAGCTCTGCGTTCCCACAGCTTTGTCCAGCGGCCCCTGTTCAAAAGGAGCCACCCCTAGCTGCCTTAGTGTCTCTGGTTCACAcgccccctcctcccccccaGCGTGCTTTTCCCACCCTCGGCCCACTTTGTCACCTCccgtccatctccatccatcgcatcgcatcgtcaCCTCCATCCTGTCTGTCTGCCTGTCTGCCTGCCTGTCTGCCTCTCACCTCTGATTGCTGCCGTGGCtacccatctccatcagTGAGCAACGAGCCTCACCTCCGCCCGTGACCAACCCTGGTATCCACCCATCCGGCATCCATCCACCCGTCCACACGAATCGGTCTCGCACACCACACCTTTGTCCATTTTTCGCCCTTGCACTCCTTGTCCCCTTGGTCCCCTGTGGTCCGGTTTGCCCTTGATCCATGGGGCTCGTTGCAGCCCTGGCTCCCTTACTAGCTTCCCGGCGGCTGCGGTCACAGTCGCGACGCCGA includes:
- a CDS encoding Serine hydroxymethyltransferase — protein: MAPLTADYALSESHKEMLEKSLLDSDPEVASIMKDEIQRQRESIVLIASENITSRAVFDALGSPMSNKYSEGYPGARYYGGNQHIDRIELLCQRRALEAFHLDSEKWGVNVQCLSGSPANLQVYQAIMPPHGRLMGLDLPHGGHLSHGYQTPQRKISAVSTYFETMPYRVDLETGIIDYDTLQKNAILYRPKVLVAGTSAYCRLIDYERMRKIADSVGAYLVVDMAHISGLIAAEVIPTPFKYADIVTTTTHKSLRGPRGAMIFFRKGVRSVDAKTGKETLYDLEGPINFSVFPGHQGGPHNHTITALAVALKQAASPDFKAYQEKVVSNAKTLENTFKTLGHKLVSDGTDSHMVLVDLRQHSLDGARVEAVLEQINIACNKNSIPGDKSALTPCGIRIGTPAMTSRGFGEKEFERVAKYIDESIKICKEVQGALPKEANKLKDFKVKVASGEVEKINELKKEIAAWCNTFPLPVEGWRLDAGI